One window from the genome of Bdellovibrio sp. NC01 encodes:
- a CDS encoding porin, which yields MRQNKFTFLLLPLLFLLNTQEASAYPDFIGYGYSSCITCHYNGLGGGALNDYGRALFATEITARDVYSKRTEEETIAAQSGFLGSTQLPWWIRPGLKYRGLWYQTNPGSNQKMEKWINMQEDINMNFFADKKQTVALITTASYADQYPPHAEVKQWQMYMKEYYLRYKWNNNLWIYAGQMDKAFGIRNADHTAVNRSINRTSLLGQFDQSLGATVHFTYPTWDVAANVFFGNSYEDDPEKQKGLAVSGEYQVFEKFKIGGSAMTSQSDFVKWNMLAFTSRIGLSKGSSILAEIGLKDQTTKASDTNILGTYAWIQSLVNIRRGYNLLSTIEASKSDIKKSSAENLRWSVGTMFFPIPRTEIRIMAVNGKTYEDGSGQYDSWMLQSQLHVSY from the coding sequence GTGAGACAAAATAAATTTACATTCTTATTATTGCCGCTTTTATTTCTTTTAAACACACAAGAGGCTTCGGCTTATCCTGATTTTATCGGATACGGCTACTCGTCTTGTATCACTTGCCACTACAACGGTCTGGGCGGCGGAGCATTGAACGATTACGGTCGTGCTTTGTTTGCGACAGAAATCACAGCTCGTGACGTCTATTCAAAACGCACAGAAGAAGAAACAATTGCGGCGCAGTCTGGTTTCTTGGGCTCCACACAACTTCCGTGGTGGATTCGCCCTGGCTTAAAATATCGCGGCTTGTGGTATCAAACGAACCCAGGCAGCAACCAGAAAATGGAAAAATGGATCAACATGCAAGAAGACATCAACATGAACTTCTTTGCAGACAAAAAGCAGACTGTCGCGTTGATCACAACTGCTTCTTATGCGGATCAATATCCTCCGCACGCTGAAGTGAAGCAATGGCAGATGTACATGAAAGAGTACTATCTGCGCTACAAATGGAACAATAATTTGTGGATCTACGCCGGGCAGATGGACAAAGCTTTTGGTATTCGCAATGCCGACCATACGGCTGTGAATCGTTCGATCAACAGAACATCTTTGCTGGGACAATTTGACCAATCCTTGGGTGCGACTGTGCACTTCACATATCCGACATGGGACGTGGCTGCGAACGTGTTCTTCGGTAACTCTTACGAAGATGATCCTGAAAAACAAAAAGGTCTCGCGGTTAGCGGTGAATACCAAGTTTTTGAGAAATTCAAAATCGGTGGTTCAGCAATGACGTCACAAAGTGATTTTGTGAAATGGAACATGCTGGCGTTCACATCACGCATCGGCCTATCAAAAGGCAGTTCGATTCTTGCAGAAATTGGTTTGAAAGATCAAACGACGAAAGCGTCTGACACAAATATTCTTGGTACATATGCGTGGATTCAATCACTTGTAAACATCCGCCGCGGTTACAATTTGTTATCAACAATCGAGGCCAGCAAATCGGATATCAAAAAATCTTCCGCAGAAAATTTACGTTGGAGCGTAGGCACGATGTTCTTCCCTATTCCGCGTACTGAAATCCGCATTATGGCTGTGAATGGAAAAACCTATGAAGACGGCAGCGGTCAATACGACAGCTGGATGCTTCAATCACAATTGCACGTGTCATACTAA
- a CDS encoding YceI family protein, whose translation MKLTFASLIVAMGISSAAFAQSVTVDVTLNPMGDFKAKTSEVKGEAVVKGDEVSAQNIVVNLKSLKTGVELRDKHTQKHLETDKFPEAVLVSATGKGGKGKGVLKVRGIEKEVEGTYKIEGKVLKADFKVNIADYGIKDINYMGVGVEDEVVLHVAVPVKN comes from the coding sequence ATGAAACTTACTTTTGCATCATTGATTGTCGCGATGGGAATTAGCAGCGCTGCATTTGCTCAGTCAGTAACTGTTGATGTGACATTGAACCCGATGGGTGATTTCAAAGCGAAAACTTCAGAAGTAAAAGGCGAAGCTGTCGTTAAAGGTGACGAAGTTTCTGCACAAAACATCGTCGTCAATTTGAAGTCTTTGAAAACGGGCGTAGAGCTTCGTGATAAGCACACGCAAAAGCATCTTGAAACAGATAAATTCCCAGAAGCAGTTCTTGTCTCTGCGACAGGTAAAGGTGGTAAGGGTAAAGGTGTTCTAAAAGTTCGTGGTATCGAAAAAGAAGTCGAAGGTACTTACAAAATCGAAGGCAAAGTTTTGAAAGCAGATTTCAAAGTAAATATTGCTGATTACGGTATCAAAGACATCAATTACATGGGTGTCGGTGTTGAAGACGAAGTGGTTCTTCATGTAGCCGTGCCAGTGAAAAATTAA
- a CDS encoding PilZ domain-containing protein gives METAKTAGLERPFVVQLAAAVLIATPLMDILTGQRTGSYLFDVVSWILIFGAGASLMVRHKSSWMLGIILCLSFVGYTGYTIVLAIGPGGNPVTQTAKLLDCLLVAFIVGSVFYFFRYPYLDRRQHWFAPTGSRFAAQIPVVINGSIQSQTVDLSYTGARIAVPQGSTFKKGDRVSLALTEINDILCHGQILDVQESFIRVHFEDTSAAEQELIRQWLSSQNLPKA, from the coding sequence ATGGAAACAGCAAAAACCGCCGGTCTTGAACGTCCTTTCGTAGTTCAACTTGCAGCAGCAGTATTAATCGCAACTCCTTTAATGGATATCCTGACAGGGCAACGCACTGGCAGTTATCTTTTTGATGTCGTCAGTTGGATTCTTATTTTTGGAGCAGGTGCAAGTTTGATGGTTCGCCATAAATCTTCATGGATGTTGGGCATTATCCTTTGCCTTTCATTTGTGGGCTACACAGGTTACACGATTGTGTTGGCAATTGGCCCTGGTGGAAATCCTGTCACACAAACTGCGAAGCTTTTGGATTGTTTGCTTGTCGCATTTATCGTTGGTTCTGTTTTCTATTTCTTTCGCTACCCTTACTTGGATCGTCGCCAACATTGGTTTGCGCCAACGGGTTCGCGTTTTGCCGCACAAATTCCGGTTGTGATTAATGGCTCCATTCAGTCGCAAACCGTGGACTTGTCATACACTGGAGCACGTATTGCCGTGCCGCAGGGTAGTACCTTTAAAAAAGGGGACCGTGTGTCATTGGCGTTGACTGAGATCAACGATATTCTTTGTCACGGTCAAATCCTTGACGTTCAAGAGAGCTTTATTCGCGTTCATTTCGAGGACACTTCTGCGGCAGAACAAGAGCTCATTCGCCAATGGCTTTCGAGCCAGAATTTGCCAAAAGCATAA
- a CDS encoding cytochrome c, translating into MKKHFFKITGLLSASVLILCFQNCSDMVVQDSVVYQSSLAEYASNIDNENLSTLLTTDRLAYSGGGSVTKNALFMAERFSAVIAANKSATGTLLSINSGTGLDEGRVSVSSNKITAYHFSDASRYTSLTANVPSEGDKMVIAVSFGIQPKDITLLVNGVVQTGTITTTGVPTEFSYVDKTVTLGNVLDAMVYSVPADENLLLTPPQLNVMSRYIASENSIANVIYDPSLMNYQDDSTVVAPDPLLVAAKAVVDTNCTSCHSNLVNLTLSKAISSGWVVKGSLSGSKLYSALKGAGVSGGRNDMPQGGQLSAADRQKIADWILSIK; encoded by the coding sequence ATGAAGAAGCACTTTTTTAAAATCACTGGCTTGCTATCGGCAAGTGTGTTGATCCTCTGTTTCCAAAACTGTAGCGACATGGTCGTACAGGACTCCGTCGTTTATCAGTCGAGTCTGGCTGAATACGCCTCGAACATAGATAATGAAAATCTTTCGACTCTTTTGACGACAGATCGTTTGGCTTATTCAGGTGGTGGGTCCGTTACGAAAAACGCGCTGTTTATGGCAGAGCGTTTCAGTGCAGTGATCGCGGCAAATAAATCGGCGACTGGAACTTTGTTGTCTATCAATTCTGGTACCGGATTAGATGAAGGACGCGTTTCTGTCAGTAGTAATAAAATTACGGCGTATCATTTTTCCGATGCTTCTCGTTACACCTCATTAACAGCAAATGTTCCAAGCGAAGGCGATAAAATGGTTATCGCGGTTTCGTTTGGTATTCAGCCGAAGGACATCACACTTTTAGTAAACGGTGTTGTCCAAACAGGAACAATCACAACAACCGGCGTTCCCACTGAGTTTTCATATGTAGATAAAACCGTGACATTGGGAAATGTTCTTGATGCTATGGTGTACTCGGTGCCAGCAGATGAAAATTTGTTGTTAACGCCTCCGCAGTTGAACGTGATGTCTCGTTATATCGCGAGTGAGAATTCAATTGCGAACGTGATCTACGATCCGTCTTTGATGAATTATCAGGACGATTCGACAGTAGTTGCACCTGATCCATTGTTGGTTGCTGCGAAAGCGGTTGTAGATACGAACTGCACAAGCTGTCACTCGAACCTTGTAAACCTGACCCTTAGTAAAGCTATTAGCAGTGGCTGGGTTGTAAAAGGAAGCTTAAGTGGATCGAAGCTTTATTCTGCTTTAAAAGGTGCGGGCGTGTCAGGTGGTCGTAACGACATGCCACAAGGCGGGCAGTTAAGTGCAGCGGACAGACAGAAGATCGCTGACTGGATTCTGAGTATTAAATAG
- a CDS encoding outer membrane beta-barrel protein yields MKTLIAALTIFFVSFHAQAMKITVVKNGKALIDLEGETAKVGDQFFAINEEGKKKGLLQIRQVKGSRAIAGIVKGNAAEGFVLEPRDESSTRGSHRSKDKAAWGLSAGYSMNKMTVKPASSSVDLSGTSYNLLGFYQMQLDKNISVKFSGGYQTLVASGTASSAICNGSTDCKVELSYLGVDALVRYSFVNSKTMEFWGGAGLGFLFAIGKTSNVLDTSKVTTNQTILGSLGVDYKLNKDHFIPFQFEYAMFPNNSTSSANQMIFSVGYGWNL; encoded by the coding sequence ATGAAAACACTAATTGCAGCACTGACAATCTTCTTTGTTTCTTTCCATGCACAAGCGATGAAAATCACCGTCGTTAAAAATGGCAAGGCCTTGATCGATCTCGAGGGAGAAACAGCAAAAGTGGGTGACCAATTTTTTGCCATTAATGAAGAAGGCAAAAAGAAAGGTCTTTTGCAAATTCGCCAAGTTAAAGGTTCACGCGCTATCGCAGGTATCGTAAAAGGTAATGCCGCCGAAGGCTTTGTCCTTGAACCTCGTGATGAAAGCAGCACAAGAGGTTCTCACCGTTCAAAAGATAAAGCCGCTTGGGGTTTGTCTGCGGGTTATTCAATGAATAAGATGACTGTCAAACCAGCAAGCAGCTCTGTTGATTTGTCGGGCACGAGTTACAATCTTTTAGGCTTCTATCAAATGCAGCTGGATAAAAATATCAGTGTCAAATTCTCTGGCGGTTATCAAACGTTGGTTGCTAGCGGCACTGCTAGTTCTGCGATTTGCAATGGCTCGACAGATTGTAAAGTGGAACTTTCTTATCTGGGTGTCGATGCTCTGGTGCGCTACTCTTTCGTGAATTCTAAGACGATGGAATTCTGGGGTGGTGCGGGTCTTGGCTTCTTGTTTGCGATTGGTAAAACAAGTAACGTGCTTGATACAAGCAAAGTGACGACTAACCAAACTATCTTGGGATCTTTGGGCGTTGACTATAAGTTAAACAAGGACCATTTCATACCGTTCCAATTTGAATATGCCATGTTCCCTAACAACAGCACCTCATCTGCGAATCAAATGATTTTCTCAGTTGGGTACGGTTGGAACTTATAA
- the folE gene encoding GTP cyclohydrolase I FolE, with amino-acid sequence MAKKKNSKKTPKKQIEIAPEETHIIPMSVKKILDNVRPTPMIHNGLSNEQKIEKITTKFTEILEVLGLDLNDDSLVDTPKRIAKMYVNEVFGGLDPHKFPKMTVIENTMKYDQMIVVQNIECLSFCEHHFLPIDGIATVAYIPNKKVIGLSKINRIVQYFSRRPQVQERLTKQIADCLQYVLETDHVAVHINAKHYCVMMRGIEDTHSTTATSDLRGHFKTLPHTREEFLRHCHLQHKG; translated from the coding sequence ATGGCTAAGAAAAAGAACTCGAAGAAAACACCTAAGAAACAAATCGAAATCGCTCCAGAAGAGACTCACATCATTCCTATGAGTGTGAAGAAGATCTTGGACAACGTTCGTCCGACTCCGATGATCCATAATGGTTTGAGTAACGAACAAAAGATCGAAAAAATCACAACCAAGTTCACAGAGATCCTGGAAGTTCTAGGTCTTGATTTGAATGACGACAGTCTTGTGGATACACCAAAACGTATCGCCAAGATGTACGTGAACGAAGTGTTTGGCGGTTTGGATCCACATAAGTTCCCTAAGATGACAGTGATTGAAAACACGATGAAGTACGATCAAATGATCGTAGTGCAAAACATCGAATGTCTGTCATTCTGCGAACATCACTTCTTACCAATCGACGGTATCGCGACGGTTGCGTATATCCCGAATAAGAAAGTGATTGGTCTTTCAAAAATCAATCGTATCGTTCAGTACTTCTCGCGCCGTCCACAGGTGCAAGAGCGTTTGACGAAACAAATTGCGGATTGCTTGCAATACGTGCTTGAAACAGATCATGTGGCTGTTCACATCAATGCCAAACACTATTGCGTGATGATGAGAGGTATCGAAGACACTCACAGCACGACAGCGACTTCCGATCTGCGTGGGCACTTTAAGACGTTGCCTCACACTCGTGAAGAGTTCCTTCGTCACTGTCACTTGCAACACAAAGGCTAA